A single genomic interval of Natator depressus isolate rNatDep1 chromosome 14, rNatDep2.hap1, whole genome shotgun sequence harbors:
- the LOC141998213 gene encoding alpha-N-acetylgalactosaminide alpha-2,6-sialyltransferase 2-like, whose product MICRALRWALLGAVTLKFLYQARTYYGQGSFPGFFYRDPVGARQPRAGPMTVQTPVTPLGSRAPTSTLQLFLGDLYGRDKTYQGSRCPSGIRKRIVGTKFSSIFLEAIPVLQWAQHAWLAEYRRLQSYGGAHGWQDVSWPVLRDTLTRLNASANGRMFDARPGAAAGGSPCVRCAVVGNSGILNGSRAGATIDQHDYVFRTNAALTKGFERDVGHRTSFYIFSTNTMMNSLHNYASDGFRQLPQTPETKYVFLPDHDRDYLLLQAALTNRPVNSGPDEGARPERYFGKDLRAEKFKMFHPDFIRYVRNRFLRSSILDTPLRRLYRPSTGAVMLLAALHTCDEVSAYGFITANYQAYSDHYFDRMQKALLFYANHDLWLEMRLWQKLHQSRLITLYTRG is encoded by the exons ATGATCTGCCGTgccctgcgctgggctctgctgggtgctGTGACCCTGAAGTTTCTGTACCAAGCCAGGACCTACTACGGCCAGGGGAGCTTCCCAGGTTTCTTCTACAG ggatCCTGTCGGAGCTCGCCAGCCCAGAGCCGGACCCATGACAGTGCAGACACCGGTGACCCCACTGGGCAGTAGGGCCCCCACCTCCACGCTGCAGCTGTTCTTGGGGGACCTGTATGGCCGGGACAAGACGTACCAGGGCTCG AGGTGCCCCAGTGGCATCAGGAAGAGGATCGTGGGCACCAAGTTCAGCAGCATCTTCCTGGAGGCCATCCCCGTGCTGCAGTGGGCCCAGCATGCCTGGCTGGCTGAGTATCGACGCCTGCAGAGCTACGGGGGGGCCCACGGCTGGCAGGATGTCAGCTGGCCTG TTCTGAGGGACACACTGACCCGTCTCAACGCGTCGGCCAACGGGCGCATGTTCGACGCCCGCCCCGGAGCTGCTGCGGGCGGCTCCCCCTGCGTCCGCTGCGCCGTGGTGGGCAACAGCGGCATCCTGAACGGCTCCCGGGCAGGGGCTACGATTGACCAGCACGACTATGTCTTCAG GACCAACGCGGCCCTCACCAAGGGCTTTGAAAGAGACGTGGGCCACAGGACCTCCTTTTACATCTTCTCCACTAACACCATGATGAACTCGCTGCATAACTACGCCAGCGACGGTTTCCGCCAGTTGCCCCAGACTCCG GAAACCAAGTACGTCTTCCTCCCGGACCACGACCGAGATTACCTGCTGCTCCAGGCAGCCCTGACTAATCGCCCTGTCAACAGCGGCCCAGATGAGGGTGCTCG GCCGGAGCGATACTTTGGGAAAGACCTGCGGGCAGAGAAGTTTAAGATGTTTCACCCAGATTTTATCCGCTACGTCAGAAACCG GTTCCTCCGCTCCAGCATTTTGGACACCCCGCTGCGGAGGCTGTACCGTCCCTCCACCGGGGCAGTGATGCTGTTGGCTGCCCTCCACACCTGCGATGAG gtgaGCGCCTACGGGTTCATTACCGCCAACTACCAGGCCTACTCCGATCACTACTTTGACCGGATGCAAAAGGCCCTGCTGTTCTACGCCAACCACGACCTGTGGCTGGAGATGAGGCTGTGGCAGAAGCTGCACCAGAGCCGGCTCATCACGCTGTACACGAGAGGCTGA
- the PVALEF gene encoding parvalbumin-like EF-hand-containing protein, whose amino-acid sequence MAEDFSCQVKKMALALGTSLTDKDIDLLPSDMRHHAAFNYSKFFEYMQKFQTSSEQQEQVRKAFQLLDKDNSGFIEWNEIKYILSTVPSTMPAVPLSDEEAEAIIQAADTDGDGRIDFQEFSDLVTKEKIPKKK is encoded by the exons ATGGCCGAGGATTTTTCCTGCCAAGTCAAGAAGATGGCGCTGGCCTTGGGAACGTCCCTGACGGACAAGGACATTGACCTGCTGCCCTCGGATATGAGACATCATG CTGCCTTCAACTACAGCAAGTTCTTCGAGTACATGCAGAAGTTCCAGACGTCGAGCGAGCAGCAGGAGCAGGTGCGCAAAGCTTTCCAGCTCCTGGACAAGGACAACAGCGGCTTCATCGAGTGGAACGAGATCAA GTACATCCTGTCCACCGTGCCCAGCACCATGCCTGCGGTGCCCTTGTCAGACGAGGAGGCTGAAGCTATAATCCAAGCGGCTGACACAGATGGAGATGGGAGGATTGATTTCCAAG AGTTCTCCGACCTGGTCACGAAGGAGAAGATCCCCAAGAAGAAGTAA